One genomic segment of Streptococcus salivarius includes these proteins:
- the groL gene encoding chaperonin GroEL (60 kDa chaperone family; promotes refolding of misfolded polypeptides especially under stressful conditions; forms two stacked rings of heptamers to form a barrel-shaped 14mer; ends can be capped by GroES; misfolded proteins enter the barrel where they are refolded when GroES binds) — protein sequence MAKDIKFSSDARAAMVRGVDTLADTVKVTLGPKGRNVVLEKAFGSPLITNDGVTIAKEIELEDHFENMGAKLVSEVASKTNDIAGDGTTTATVLTQAIVREGLKNVTAGANPIGIRRGIEAAVATAVEELKAIAQPVANKEAIAQVAAVSSRSEKVGEYISEAMERVGNDGVITIEESRGMETELEVVEGMQFDRGYLSQYMVTDNEKMVADLDNPFILVTDKKISNIQDVLPLLEEVLKTSRPLLIIADDVDGEALPTLVLNKIRGTFNVVAVKAPGFGDRRKAMLEDIAVLTGATVITEDLGLELKDATMAALGQASKVTVDKDSTVIVEGAGSTEAIANRVNLIKSQLETTTSEFDREKLQERLAKLSGGVAVVKVGAATETALKEMKLRIEDALNATRAAVEEGIVAGGGTALVNVIAKVAELDLEGDDATGRNIVLRALEEPVRQIAYNAGYEGSVIIDKLKNSPVGTGFNAANGEWVDMVEAGIIDPVKVTRSALQNAASVASLILTTEAVVANKPEPETPAAPAMDPGMMGY from the coding sequence ATGGCAAAAGATATTAAATTTTCATCAGATGCACGCGCAGCAATGGTCCGTGGTGTTGATACTTTGGCTGATACAGTTAAGGTAACGCTTGGTCCTAAAGGTCGTAACGTGGTTTTGGAAAAAGCTTTTGGCTCACCTCTTATCACTAATGATGGTGTGACAATTGCTAAAGAAATTGAACTCGAAGATCACTTTGAAAATATGGGTGCTAAACTTGTCAGCGAAGTGGCTTCAAAAACGAACGATATTGCCGGTGACGGAACAACTACAGCCACTGTTTTGACACAGGCTATCGTCCGTGAAGGTCTCAAAAATGTAACGGCTGGTGCTAATCCAATCGGTATCCGTCGTGGGATTGAAGCAGCTGTAGCTACAGCCGTGGAAGAGCTTAAAGCCATTGCACAACCAGTTGCTAATAAAGAAGCTATTGCCCAAGTCGCAGCGGTTTCATCACGTTCTGAAAAAGTTGGTGAATACATTTCAGAAGCTATGGAACGTGTGGGTAATGACGGTGTTATCACTATTGAAGAGTCACGTGGTATGGAGACTGAACTCGAAGTGGTTGAAGGTATGCAGTTTGACCGTGGTTATCTTTCTCAGTACATGGTTACTGATAATGAAAAGATGGTCGCTGACCTTGATAATCCATTTATCCTTGTGACTGACAAGAAAATTTCAAATATCCAAGATGTCCTTCCACTCTTGGAAGAAGTGCTTAAGACAAGTCGTCCACTCTTGATTATTGCTGATGATGTGGATGGTGAAGCTCTTCCTACACTTGTTCTTAACAAGATTCGTGGAACTTTCAATGTTGTTGCTGTTAAGGCGCCTGGCTTTGGTGACCGTCGTAAAGCGATGTTGGAAGACATTGCCGTATTGACAGGAGCAACTGTCATTACTGAAGATCTTGGTCTTGAACTTAAGGATGCAACTATGGCAGCACTTGGTCAAGCTTCGAAAGTAACTGTGGATAAAGATAGCACAGTTATCGTTGAAGGTGCAGGAAGCACAGAAGCGATTGCTAACCGTGTTAACCTCATCAAGTCTCAATTGGAAACAACAACATCTGAATTTGACCGTGAAAAACTTCAAGAACGTTTGGCTAAATTGTCAGGTGGGGTTGCAGTTGTTAAGGTTGGTGCGGCCACTGAAACAGCCCTTAAAGAAATGAAACTTCGTATCGAAGATGCCCTTAACGCTACTCGTGCCGCTGTTGAAGAAGGTATCGTAGCAGGTGGTGGTACAGCCCTTGTTAACGTCATTGCTAAGGTTGCTGAACTTGATCTTGAAGGTGACGACGCTACAGGACGTAACATTGTCCTCCGTGCCTTGGAAGAACCAGTTCGTCAAATTGCTTATAACGCTGGTTATGAAGGTTCAGTTATCATCGATAAATTGAAGAACAGCCCAGTTGGTACAGGCTTTAACGCTGCTAACGGTGAATGGGTAGATATGGTTGAAGCAGGAATTATCGACCCTGTTAAGGTCACACGTTCTGCCCTCCAAAATGCTGCTTCTGTAGCTAGTCTTATCTTGACAACTGAAGCAGTCGTTGCCAATAAACCTGAACCAGAAACTCCAGCAGCACCAGCTATGGATCCAGGAATGATGGGCTACTAA
- a CDS encoding superinfection immunity protein: protein MKQQDWIDFFQAVNGRNPSIQEMAEAAQKGEFVRETPKQTVEVTETVSQKETVETKQDSEVVEPAESAPSTEVVETAEKNVDSYDVAEEPLTNSTADEEETFQATNLAQEKQAKTFQEQVKPAVETASQTVNQFANQTGETFQQASKNLNETWKKQDKKTQTNFIMLAVASIPAILWALGMILLGIASDDLSAGLITALLSVIINFPLVVLLILPALLNKTDKKWPIFILSFLLGWTFIGWIILLAVSINTNKEAERIRQQQMMMQMAGQQGSSDTFNPFQ, encoded by the coding sequence ATGAAGCAACAAGATTGGATCGATTTTTTCCAAGCAGTTAATGGTCGTAATCCAAGTATTCAAGAAATGGCTGAAGCAGCTCAGAAAGGCGAGTTTGTCCGAGAAACTCCCAAACAAACTGTCGAAGTAACAGAAACTGTCTCACAAAAAGAGACTGTAGAAACTAAGCAAGATTCAGAAGTTGTTGAACCAGCAGAATCTGCACCATCAACAGAAGTGGTAGAAACTGCCGAAAAAAATGTTGACAGCTATGATGTTGCTGAAGAGCCACTCACTAACTCTACAGCAGATGAAGAAGAGACTTTCCAAGCAACTAACCTAGCTCAAGAAAAGCAAGCAAAGACCTTCCAGGAACAAGTTAAACCTGCTGTAGAAACGGCCAGTCAGACTGTTAACCAATTTGCGAATCAAACTGGTGAAACTTTCCAACAAGCAAGCAAAAATCTAAATGAAACTTGGAAGAAACAAGACAAGAAAACCCAAACAAACTTCATCATGTTAGCCGTCGCTTCCATCCCAGCTATCCTCTGGGCTCTTGGAATGATACTCTTGGGAATTGCCAGTGATGATCTTAGTGCCGGATTGATCACGGCTCTTCTCTCCGTCATCATTAATTTCCCCTTGGTAGTACTTCTTATATTACCAGCTCTTCTAAATAAAACAGATAAAAAATGGCCAATCTTTATCCTATCCTTTCTTCTAGGCTGGACATTCATCGGTTGGATCATCCTTCTTGCTGTTTCTATCAATACGAATAAGGAAGCAGAACGCATTAGACAACAACAAATGATGATGCAAATGGCAGGTCAACAAGGAAGTTCTGATACATTTAACCCTTTTCAGTAA